A genomic region of Pseudomonas sp. KU43P contains the following coding sequences:
- a CDS encoding heavy metal response regulator transcription factor gives MRILVIEDEVKTAAYVRQGLTECGYVVDCVHSGSDGVYLAEQHEYEVIVLDINLPEMDGWQVLERLKRHACPARILILTARSRLADKVRGLEHGADDYLIKPFEFPELLARVRALMRRSDHSASVEIIRVADLELDQGRHRAFRDGQRIDLTTKEFALLHYLMRHAGVVLSRTQIIAQVWDMNFDCDTNVVEVSIRRLRAKIDEPFDARLIHTRRGVGYVLEER, from the coding sequence ATGCGGATTCTGGTAATCGAAGATGAAGTAAAAACCGCGGCCTATGTGCGCCAAGGTCTTACAGAATGCGGCTATGTCGTGGATTGCGTTCACAGTGGGTCAGATGGTGTGTACCTGGCCGAACAACATGAGTACGAGGTCATCGTCCTCGACATCAACCTGCCCGAGATGGATGGCTGGCAAGTGCTCGAACGGTTGAAGCGACACGCTTGCCCTGCTCGCATCCTGATCCTCACGGCGCGCAGCCGTCTGGCCGACAAGGTCAGGGGCTTGGAGCACGGTGCCGATGACTACCTGATCAAGCCGTTCGAGTTCCCGGAGTTGCTGGCCCGGGTGCGCGCGCTCATGCGCAGGTCCGATCACAGCGCATCCGTGGAGATCATCCGGGTCGCCGACCTGGAACTCGACCAGGGCCGCCACCGAGCCTTCAGGGACGGCCAGCGCATCGACCTGACGACCAAGGAGTTCGCCTTGCTGCATTACCTGATGCGCCATGCAGGCGTGGTGTTGAGCCGCACGCAGATCATCGCCCAAGTCTGGGACATGAACTTCGACTGCGACACCAACGTCGTCGAGGTCTCGATTCGCAGGCTGCGAGCGAAGATTGACGAGCCTTTCGACGCCAGGCTCATCCACACGCGCCGAGGTGTCGGGTACGTCCTGGAAGAGCGATGA
- a CDS encoding OprD family porin, which produces MSTQATLCLAAVFAFSGSFVISAHAEDKPQGFIEGSRFTVLNRNFYFNRDNRDSSAPTYNSGKGNSNGYSEAWAQAIISTFNSGFTQGTVGVGVDAFAMIGIKLDTGEGRNGGRSSFDVLPVASDGEARDEYTKIGAAAKVRLFDTIVRVGDVFPANPVVASGDSRLLPESFRGVTVENTSVQGLTLQGGRLHAMSQPVSSNLDDNFETFYAGPVNSPWIGYGGGDYQVNDNFTVSLYASQLKDAWNQYYAGTSMAYPLSDELALIGGFNLYKAVDEGKQRLGEFDNDIWSAKLGVQYGAHTLALSHQRNTGDDDFDYLRQSDSIFLDNSIQYSDFNSPNERSWMLRYDLNMTHYGIPGLSFMTRYARGSDADYSNANPIYMRTDENGNPLTDQKRWERDVEVKYTVQTGAAKDLSFRVRQATTRATAFESDLDEVRLIVEYPLSIR; this is translated from the coding sequence ATGAGCACTCAGGCAACCCTTTGTTTGGCTGCAGTTTTTGCATTTTCCGGCAGTTTCGTTATTTCGGCCCACGCCGAAGACAAACCGCAAGGGTTCATTGAAGGCAGCCGCTTCACTGTGCTCAATCGCAACTTCTATTTCAATCGCGACAACCGAGACAGTTCCGCCCCCACCTATAACAGTGGCAAAGGCAACAGCAACGGTTATTCCGAAGCCTGGGCCCAGGCCATCATCAGCACGTTCAACTCCGGCTTCACCCAGGGCACGGTCGGCGTAGGTGTGGATGCCTTCGCCATGATCGGCATCAAGCTCGACACCGGCGAGGGACGCAACGGCGGGCGCAGCTCATTCGACGTGTTGCCCGTCGCCAGCGACGGCGAAGCACGCGACGAATACACCAAGATCGGTGCCGCCGCCAAGGTGCGCTTGTTCGATACCATCGTGAGGGTGGGTGACGTCTTCCCGGCAAACCCGGTCGTTGCCTCGGGCGATTCGCGACTGCTGCCCGAAAGCTTTCGCGGCGTGACGGTCGAGAACACCAGCGTCCAGGGCCTCACCTTGCAGGGTGGCCGGCTACACGCCATGAGCCAGCCGGTCTCCAGCAACCTCGACGACAACTTCGAGACCTTCTATGCCGGGCCGGTCAACTCGCCCTGGATCGGTTACGGCGGCGGTGACTATCAGGTCAACGACAACTTCACCGTGAGCCTGTACGCCAGCCAGTTGAAAGACGCCTGGAATCAGTACTATGCGGGTACCAGCATGGCCTATCCGCTGAGCGACGAACTGGCGCTGATCGGCGGCTTCAACCTCTACAAGGCCGTCGATGAGGGCAAGCAGCGCCTGGGCGAGTTCGACAACGACATCTGGAGTGCCAAGCTGGGCGTGCAGTACGGGGCGCACACCCTGGCACTGTCGCACCAGCGCAACACCGGCGACGACGATTTCGACTACCTGCGTCAGTCGGACTCGATCTTCCTCGACAACTCGATCCAGTACAGCGACTTCAACTCGCCGAACGAACGTTCCTGGATGCTGCGTTACGACTTGAACATGACCCACTACGGCATCCCCGGCTTGTCGTTCATGACCCGCTATGCCAGGGGTTCCGACGCCGACTACTCGAACGCCAACCCGATCTACATGCGCACCGACGAGAACGGCAATCCGCTAACCGATCAGAAACGTTGGGAGCGAGATGTCGAAGTGAAGTACACCGTGCAGACCGGCGCGGCGAAAGACCTGTCATTCCGGGTGCGCCAGGCAACTACCCGAGCCACGGCATTCGAATCGGACCTCGATGAAGTTCGCTTGATCGTCGAATATCCACTTTCGATACGTTGA
- a CDS encoding TolC family protein, translating into MPGYHRNVFSKCAAWKVAALCAAICGLMAPAAFAQGISLPQALSTAMSANPDLAAARQEIGIAQGARAQAGVIPNPEISYEMEDTDRDNSTTTVTLSQPLELGGKRSARIEVATFGQSVAQLELDRRVNALRADVVQAFYAALRAQTGLDLASQSLELTERGLRIVEGRVRAGKSSPVEATRAQVQLAEAQLQMRRGETEKTTAYQHLAQVTGSPVTVFDRLDSPSLSPGKPPATDALLSRLEQTAEMRQAVAQIDQSDAALGSEKAQRIPNLTVSVGSQYDRSVRERVNVVGLSMPLPLFDRNQGNILSASRRADQARDLRNAVELRLRSETQTALNQWSTAMQEVESYDKTILPSAQRAVDTATRGFEMGKFGFIEVLDAQRTLIVARGQYLESLAAATNARAQLERVYGDLGTAVDVR; encoded by the coding sequence GTGCCCGGGTATCACCGCAATGTCTTTTCAAAATGCGCTGCCTGGAAGGTCGCCGCCTTGTGTGCGGCCATCTGCGGGTTGATGGCGCCGGCAGCCTTTGCCCAGGGCATCAGCTTGCCCCAGGCGCTGTCGACGGCAATGTCTGCCAACCCCGACCTGGCGGCTGCCAGGCAGGAGATCGGCATCGCGCAAGGTGCGCGCGCGCAGGCTGGGGTCATTCCCAACCCCGAAATTTCCTATGAGATGGAAGACACCGACCGCGACAACAGCACGACCACCGTGACGCTCAGCCAGCCCTTGGAGCTTGGCGGCAAGCGCAGCGCCCGAATCGAGGTCGCCACCTTCGGCCAGTCCGTGGCGCAGCTGGAGCTTGACCGGCGTGTGAACGCCCTGCGTGCCGATGTCGTGCAGGCGTTCTACGCGGCCCTGCGCGCCCAGACTGGCCTGGACCTGGCCAGCCAATCCCTCGAATTGACCGAGCGCGGCCTGCGCATCGTCGAGGGCCGCGTGCGCGCGGGTAAATCCTCGCCGGTGGAGGCTACCCGTGCCCAGGTGCAGCTGGCCGAAGCCCAGTTGCAGATGCGCCGTGGCGAAACCGAGAAAACCACCGCCTACCAGCACCTGGCCCAGGTTACGGGAAGCCCGGTCACCGTGTTCGACCGCCTGGATTCGCCGAGCCTGTCCCCCGGTAAGCCGCCGGCGACTGACGCGCTGCTGTCCAGGCTCGAGCAGACCGCAGAGATGCGCCAGGCGGTGGCGCAGATCGATCAGAGCGATGCCGCGTTGGGTTCGGAAAAAGCCCAACGTATCCCCAACCTCACGGTGAGTGTGGGTAGCCAGTACGACCGCTCCGTGCGCGAGCGAGTCAATGTCGTGGGCCTCTCCATGCCCCTGCCTCTGTTCGACCGTAACCAGGGCAACATCCTGTCCGCTTCGCGCCGTGCCGATCAGGCACGCGACCTGCGCAACGCGGTGGAGCTGCGGCTGCGCAGCGAAACCCAGACCGCGCTGAACCAGTGGTCCACCGCCATGCAGGAAGTCGAGTCCTACGACAAGACCATTCTGCCGTCGGCTCAACGGGCCGTGGACACCGCGACCCGCGGCTTTGAGATGGGCAAGTTCGGCTTCATCGAGGTGCTCGATGCCCAGCGCACCTTGATCGTTGCGCGGGGCCAGTACCTCGAGTCGCTGGCAGCGGCGACCAATGCGCGCGCGCAGCTGGAGCGGGTGTACGGCGACCTGGGCACAGCTGTCGACGTGCGCTGA
- the feaR gene encoding transcriptional regulator FeaR — protein MTPASRVSDDHFQAWLSQVNEACGHFNGRKLDPGFVGQLEKCQVGQISMSIVDMTQVNLFRGQREIRASGADNYYAVLQLAGTSRIEHQQACIELQAGDLTLIDASTPLDMHFHQRSRQLSLILPRAQVQSGTRGVGVACAKRIEAQTPLASMARQMMLEAGRTQHMANNESLAVLDALIALLRPAISQDSIPGSHERMFRKAMALIDQNITCEGLSPEFIAREVGISMRSLYRIFAKHELVIAQYIRNRRLDFCAESLRNPAMDQKVSSLGYAWGFSDSSYFSTAFKARFGMTPGEYRKRHAN, from the coding sequence ATGACCCCTGCAAGCCGTGTTTCCGACGACCACTTCCAGGCCTGGCTCAGCCAGGTGAATGAAGCCTGCGGCCACTTCAACGGTCGCAAGCTCGACCCCGGCTTCGTCGGCCAGCTGGAAAAATGCCAGGTAGGCCAGATCTCCATGAGCATCGTCGACATGACCCAGGTAAACCTGTTCCGCGGCCAGCGAGAAATCCGCGCCAGTGGTGCCGACAACTACTACGCCGTGCTGCAACTGGCCGGCACGTCGCGCATCGAGCACCAGCAGGCATGCATCGAGCTGCAGGCCGGCGACCTCACCCTGATCGACGCCAGCACCCCGCTGGACATGCACTTTCACCAGCGCTCGCGGCAACTGTCGCTGATCCTGCCGCGCGCCCAGGTGCAGAGCGGCACCCGCGGCGTCGGCGTGGCCTGCGCCAAACGCATCGAGGCGCAGACGCCGCTGGCCAGCATGGCCCGGCAGATGATGCTCGAAGCCGGCCGCACCCAGCACATGGCTAACAACGAAAGCCTGGCGGTGCTCGACGCGCTGATCGCCCTGTTGCGCCCGGCCATCAGCCAGGATTCGATACCCGGCAGCCACGAGCGCATGTTCCGCAAGGCCATGGCCCTGATCGACCAGAACATCACCTGCGAAGGCCTGAGCCCCGAGTTCATTGCCCGCGAAGTGGGTATTTCCATGCGCAGCCTGTACCGCATCTTTGCCAAGCATGAACTGGTGATCGCCCAGTACATCCGTAACCGCCGCCTCGACTTCTGCGCCGAAAGCCTGCGCAACCCGGCCATGGACCAGAAGGTCTCGTCGCTCGGCTATGCCTGGGGTTTCTCCGATTCGAGCTATTTCAGCACCGCGTTCAAGGCCCGCTTCGGCATGACGCCGGGGGAATACCGCAAGCGCCACGCCAACTGA
- a CDS encoding efflux RND transporter periplasmic adaptor subunit, with translation MDNKRRIALAVVAVAALGFGSLAWNAGSEQASGHAEHGADDDHGHDKQAASATRGEGDENHGEQGHAEEGHGEEGKLTLSAEQIKAAGVVLATAAARELGTVVTFPGEIRFDEDRTAHVVPRVPGVVESVHANLGEAVKKGQILAVIASQQISDLRSEQQAAQRRVELARVTFEREKQLWQDKISAEQDYLQARQALQEAEIALANARQKVGAIGASVNAVGGNRYELRAPFDAVIVEKHLTVGEVVSEATNAFILSDLNQVWATFAVPPADLGKVVTGRAVKVSSPDMNAEVDGKVGYVGSLLGEQNRAATVRVTLTNPNGAWRPGLFVNIAVTSRSDRVAVAVPEAAVQTVEEQPSVFVRTAEGFDTRPVKLGRRDGGYVEVTDGVKSGDRVAASGSFTLKSELGKATAEHSH, from the coding sequence ATGGATAACAAACGCAGGATCGCCCTGGCGGTAGTCGCAGTGGCAGCCCTCGGCTTTGGCAGCCTCGCCTGGAACGCCGGTTCCGAGCAGGCATCCGGTCATGCCGAGCACGGTGCAGACGATGACCACGGGCATGACAAGCAAGCCGCATCAGCCACCAGAGGGGAAGGCGATGAGAACCATGGTGAGCAAGGCCACGCAGAAGAGGGCCATGGCGAGGAGGGCAAGCTGACCCTCAGCGCCGAACAGATCAAGGCCGCCGGTGTCGTGCTGGCAACGGCAGCAGCGCGCGAGCTTGGCACCGTCGTGACCTTCCCAGGCGAGATCCGTTTCGACGAGGACCGTACCGCCCACGTGGTCCCTCGGGTCCCCGGCGTCGTCGAAAGCGTTCATGCCAACCTCGGCGAAGCGGTGAAGAAGGGGCAGATCCTTGCCGTGATCGCCAGCCAGCAGATCTCTGACCTGCGCAGTGAGCAACAAGCCGCCCAGCGCCGCGTGGAGCTGGCGCGGGTGACCTTCGAGCGTGAGAAGCAGCTGTGGCAGGACAAGATCTCTGCCGAGCAGGACTACCTCCAGGCGCGCCAAGCGCTGCAGGAGGCCGAGATCGCCCTGGCCAACGCCAGGCAGAAGGTTGGCGCGATCGGGGCGTCGGTCAACGCCGTTGGCGGTAACCGCTACGAGCTGCGCGCTCCCTTCGACGCGGTGATCGTGGAAAAGCACCTGACTGTCGGCGAGGTGGTCAGCGAGGCGACCAACGCGTTCATTCTTTCTGACCTCAACCAGGTATGGGCGACCTTCGCGGTGCCACCGGCCGACCTGGGCAAGGTGGTGACCGGCCGGGCGGTGAAGGTGTCGTCCCCCGACATGAATGCCGAGGTCGACGGCAAGGTCGGCTACGTCGGCAGCCTGCTCGGTGAGCAGAACCGTGCGGCGACCGTCCGCGTCACCCTGACCAACCCCAATGGCGCCTGGCGCCCGGGCTTGTTCGTGAACATCGCGGTCACCTCACGCAGCGATCGGGTTGCCGTGGCCGTCCCGGAGGCCGCTGTGCAGACCGTCGAGGAGCAGCCTTCGGTGTTCGTGCGCACCGCCGAGGGCTTCGATACCCGGCCGGTAAAGCTTGGCCGCCGTGACGGTGGCTATGTGGAGGTGACCGATGGCGTGAAGTCCGGTGACCGGGTGGCAGCCAGCGGCAGCTTCACGCTCAAGTCCGAGCTGGGCAAGGCCACGGCCGAGCACAGTCACTGA